Part of the Brevibacillus brevis genome is shown below.
GTCGTTGCGGCGAGCAAGCCGATTCGTCAGAACATTCCAAACTGGTGCGGAATGCATGCGGAAGAGATATACCTGCGCGGATACCGCAATCGAATGGAAGTGCCGATTTGCTCTGCGGAGCACGGAGGCTTCATCGGCACATGTATCTACCTGCTGAAAGCGGAGGAGCAAGCGTCAAGGCCGGCAGTCTGTCAGGACAAGGCTTCCTCTGCTGCCAAGCCGTTCCGGTTCATCGGCGAGGCAGGCACAAGCCGTGTCTTCCGGCAGACGCTGGAAGAGCTCGGGCGGGTAGCTCCCGCAGACATTCACGTCTTTATCTCGGGCGAGACGGGAACCGGCAAAGAGGTGATTGCTCGTTCCATTCACGAGAACAGCAAAAGGGCAGGCGGGCCATTTGTTGCGGTAAACTGCGGAGCCATCCCGAGAGAGCTGCTGGAAAGCGAATTGTTCGGTTATGTGGAAGGGGCGTTCAGCGGGGCGAAGCGAACCGGAGCGAAGGGGAAATTCCAACAAGCCCACCAGGGCACCATTTTCTTGGATGAAATCGGGGAAATCCCGTACTCCATGCAGGTGGCGCTGCTCCGTGTCTTGCAGGAGCGAAAAATTACTCCGCTGGGCGGCGGCCAGGAGATACCCGTCGATTTTCGCGTGATTGCAGCCACACACCGCAACATCCATCAGCTGGTCAAAGAAGGGAAGTTTCGCGAAGACCTTTTTTATCGCCTGTACGTATATCCGGTGCATGTTCCGGCACTCAGGCAGAGGGTGGAAGACATCCCGCACCTCGTTCACCATTACTGCGAAAAGCATGACTGGGATGCTGTTTTCGCTCCGGAATTTTTTGCTGCGCTGATGGATTACACCTGGCCCGGAAACATTCGCGAGCTTTTCAATGTGCTGGATAAATTGAGGATTCTTGCCGTGAACAGAAACGGCGACCTCTTGCCTCTTCTGCATTCCCTGCTCTATCAAAACGCAGAGTTGAGCAAAAGCATCTCCGCCGGCAGGAGCCTACCCGAACAGAGGGCGGAGGGGCACGGCACGTCTCTTACGTTTCGCGACAAGATCCTGCAGCAGCAAATGGTCGAGGCGCTGCAAAAGACGAACGGGAATGTGTCGAAAGCGGCAAAACTGCTGGGCATCCCCAGAAGTACATTCTACAAACGAATGCACCGGTTTGAAGAAACGCCAAAACCTCCCCGCGGTTGAGGGGGTTTGACGGGAGCACTTCATGAACATGCGGCTTTCGCATGGAAGGAGTGCTCCTTTTTCACTGAGTCAGTATGATCGTCCTCGCCGATTCTCGCTACCGGATTCGGCAAGAGTAACCCCACCCCTTAAGTCGCGGCCGCTCATCCTCGAATCGCCGCGATAGAGGTTTACTTATGGAAAGGAAGGGAATTCCATCATGGACATCTAAAAAGGGAAGATCTGTTTTTTGACAAGTCACAGGAAAACGAGGGGAAGAGATGTCCAAAACGGATAACATGCTGGCTATTTTGTGGCTGCTGCGCTCAGGAAAACGGCTGACCGCAGGACAACTGGCTGAAGCGCTGGAGATAAACGTCCGCACCGTTTACCGCTACATCGATGCGCTGTGTGCGAGCGGGGTTCCCATCATTGCGGATGCCGGCCATCACGGGGGCTACACGCTGCTTCAGCCCTTTACCGATGCGCCCTTGCTCTTTGATCTGAACGAACAAAAGGCGCTGATTCACGCCGCCGTTTTTGCCCAGGAAGCGGGCTATCCGTTTAGCGAGGATCTGAAGCGGGCCATCGCGAAGCTGAAGCGGTACGCCAATGACGAGCAGCGAGGTGCGATGGAGCGTCACAGCAAGGGCGTCGAGGTCATCCTGCCGCCCGCCAATCCACTGCTGGAGTCGATCTTGAAAGAGCTGGAGCTGTCTGCTGCCAACGGACAAACACTCTGCATCGAATACCAGAAAAGCTACCAAACCGATCACCGGAGCAGGCAGATTGATCCGTACGGCCTCGTCCACTGGAAGGCCAATTGGTATCTCGTCGCCTTTTGTCACCTGCGCGGCGACATTCGGAGCTTTCGTGTCGACCGCATCCTCAGCATAAACCGCACCGATTCGACATTCGAACGTCCGGCTACCTTTTCGGCCCGACAATTTTTTCTGGCCAATCTCCTTCCCGAGTCGGACAAGCAGGAGAATCCCATCCATGTCCACGTCACGGGGAGAAAGCAGGCGATTAATGACTTGTGCTGCCACTGGTATCTCGGCCGACTGCTGGTGGAGCGCTCCGGGGAACATGCCCGATTCCTGGTGGAGGAAGAGCTCGTACACAAGCATGTCCCGCATTTCTTGCTGCCCTACGGAAAATCCATCTCCGTACAGGAGCCCGCCTTTCTGAAGGAACGCCTGGCTGCGGTCGCGGCCGATTTGCTGCACTATTACCAATCGACGTAACTTAACTGACCAAGATTGTCAGGGAAGATGAGGTATGATCGAGTTAGCCATTAGCAATGAAGGGACTGGAGGAAAAAGAGATGAAGCACGAAAGCCTGCGTCTGTACGACTACCATTTATGGGAAAACGAAAAAGTATTTCAACGCTGACGTGAGCTCCCTCCGAGGTGTGCGAGCAAGAGATCCAGAGCGTATTTCCCTCCATCAACAAGACGCTCGTACACATGCTGCTGACGGACCATGTGTGGCTTCTCGCTATGAAAGGGGAAAGCTACGAGCGGGTCGGCCAAATCATGGGAAGTCTGTCGCAAGAGCGAAAGCTATGGATTGGATGATCTGGTACGCCGGATTTGCGGAGGTAGCCGAGAAATTCAAGGACTTCTTCTCGCAAATCGATCTGGATGGCAGCTCTTCCTACTCTCACCCGGTGATGGGCACACTCGTCGCACCGTACAGCACCATCATCCAGCACGTCGTCAACCACGGGACGTACCATCGCGGAAACATTTCAGCCATGCTGGGGCATGCGGGAGCGTCGCACGATTACATTTTCTACTTGTTTGAAAAAAAGGACGAGCGCTGACAATTGCTTCTTGAACTGGGAAAAAGGCGTATGGTATGCTGTGAACATCTCAAACGGAAGGGTGACCATCAAGCCAATGATCTTCTAAGTCCTATTTCCAAGAAAGCAATCGAATCAAAAACGATGCGTATTTCTGGATAGGCTTAGGTGATGCATATTGGCGATTGGATGGGGGACCCTGTTTTTTTGGTGCCGGGTTTTCTAGTCTTTTTGTGATGATATGTGATGCCTCCTGTCCAGAAATGATGGATAAGGAGGTTTTTTCATGTCAGGACTGTTTCGGAATCGCTATGTGCGGGCCATTCTTCTGTCGGCCCTGTTTTTGCAAATTGGCATCTGGGTGCGAAACTTCGCCATTCTTCTCTACGTCATGGAGCAAACAAACGGGGATTCGCGTGCCGTCTCGCTGATTTCCGTAGCGGAGTATGCACCGATCTTTTTGTTTTCGTTTTTGGCGGGGACATTCGTGGACCGCTGGCGCCCGAAGCGCACAATGGTATGGTGTGACGTCATCAGCGCCGTATCGGTCGCGGTGGTTCTGCTGACCTTTGTTTACGGTACGTGGAAGGCGGTCTTTTTTGTCACCCTGATTTCCGCCATCCTGTCGCAATTTTCCCAGCCGTCAGGGATGAAGCTGTTCAAGCTGCACGTGCCGGGAGAGCAGCTTCAGGCGGGGATGTCCCTGTACCAGACGCTGTTTGCGATTTTCATGGTGCTGGGGCCGATCCTCGGGACGTTTGTCTTCCAGCAGTGGGGTATGGAAGTCGCGATGGTCATTACAGCGGCAGCGTTTTTGCTCTCTGCCCTCGTGCTTGTCACCTTGCCGGCTGATCGCGTGGAAAGCGGGTCTGCTCAGCCGAGCGATTTCTGGAAAGAGATGGCCAGCGGGATACGCTATGTAAGGGATAGCCGCGTTCTTACGATGCTCGGCCTCTGTTTTTTGGCCGCCGGTTTGGCCATCGGGATGGTTCAGCCGCTCGGCATCTTCCTGGTCACCGAACGGCTTGGCTTGCCCAAGGAAAGCTTGCAATGGCTGCTCACGGTCCAAGGGATCGGCATGATCGCGGGTGGAGGACTGACGATGGCCATGGCCAAGAAGGTCGCCCCCCAAAGGCTGCTCGTTGCCGGACTTGCAGGCAACGCGGTCGCACTCGCCGTAGCAGGGTGGTCCAATCACTTGTGGCTGACGCTCGCCGCCCAGCTTTTGGGAGGGCTGCTGCTGCCGAGCATTCAAATCGGCATCAATACATTGCTGCTCAAGAACACGGAGAGCACGTTTATCGGACGGGTGAACGGGATCTTGACCCCGATGTTTACGGGCTCGATGGTAGTGACGATGAGCGTGGCGGGATTCCTAAAGACAAATCTCCCGCTGCTTTTCATCTATTTGCTGGCTGCCCTGCTCTTTGTCGTCGGCATCCTGTTTATTTTGCCGCTGTATCGGATGCAGGAAGGAAAGGCGCCTGAAAATCGGGAACAGATAGGATAGTAGATTTTGCAGGAAGACAGGAGGGCACGCGCGATGGGGCATTATCCGATCACATCCAAAGAGGGCTTGGCCTTTGTAGAGCAGGTTCGAAAGCTGGCTATGCGCCTGCCGGAGGTAACCGAAAAGGTGGATCATTTTGGACACCAGACGTTTCGGGTGAATGACAAGCCTTTTGTCATGCTCGGAGAGGGCGAGGATGGAACTCCGAAGATGTCGATCAAGACGCTCCCGACTACCCAGGAGGTACTGCTGACGAGACCGCACTTCACCAAAACGCCTTACATCGGACACCACGGCTGGGTCTCGATTGCGGCGAAAGACATTTCGGACTGGAAAGAGATCGAAAGCTACCTTCTCGAGGGGTACTTGCGGTCGGCGCCGAAGCGTCTTGCCAAGCTGGTTCGTCCGGTTTGATCCGAGGGCGAGGCGCGAGTTTTTTCTCTCGCGCTGTCGCACCTGTTATCATTCAAGAGGTCTGGAAAGGAGGAGTCGTTATCGATTGGAATCTTCAACAGATGAGCAAGCTGCTGGAGGTCGTCTTTGAAAACGCGCACGAACCGATGATCGTGACGGACAAAGACGGGAAAATCCTCCTCTTGAACAGAAGCTATCGTGAATTCTTGAATGTCGGGGATGTCATCGGCAAACCGGTCACGGAAGTCATCGAAAACACGAGGATGCACATCGTCGGGCAGGCAGGTGTCGCCGAAATTGCCGATATTCAGCGGATCAAGGGGCAAAACATGATTGCCCACCGCATCCCGATCATGTACGAAGGAAAAGTGTTGGCGGTCCTGGGCACCGTGTTGTTCCAGGACGTAAAGGAATTGGCCTCACTTGCCGCGATGGTAGACCAGCTCAAGGACGAGCTGACATACTATAAAAAAGAGCTGCGTCGCCGGTTGGGGGCTACTTATCACATCGACCAGATTGTCGGGTACAGTCAAAAGATGCAGGTCCTCAAGCAATTCTCGCAAAAAGTGGCGAAAAGCGATTCGACCGTGCTGATTACCGGCGAAAGCGGAACGGGCAAGGAGCTGTTCGCCCACGCGATCCATGCCGAAAGCAAGCGGAAAATGGGGCCTTTTATTCGGGTAAACTGCGCGGCGATTCCGGATTCCCTTCTGGAGTCGGAGCTGTTCGGCTATGAAGAGGGCGCATTTACGGGAGCGGTGCGGAAAGGCAAGAAAGGCAAGTTCGAGCTGGCCAACCACGGCACCATTCTGCTCGACGAGATCGGCGACATGCCGCTGCCCTTGCAGGCCAAGCTGCTGCGCGTTTTGCAGGAAAAGGAAGTGGAGCGGGTCGGAGCCGTACGCTCGACGCCCATCGACGTGCGCGTCATCGCCTCGACCAACCA
Proteins encoded:
- a CDS encoding sigma-54-dependent Fis family transcriptional regulator is translated as MLETALSTQTWKRFVQEGVLDSSRIHQSIIESWYRSRNAQVSPYLDRGRHILSGESLRRQQQKNALLTDVAAPFLEKMDRIAREMGMIALLIDPEGYVLSMKGSENVREVAEKIRFVEGVRWTEAEMGTNAIGTALSLGQPIMVTGTEHYSIASHGWSCAAAPICNEDGEVLGILDVSCPVDRAHPYMLGIVTQAAYTLEKEVKIRSHRDEMELIQRSMEVLEKEQPLIICTPRQSVVAASKPIRQNIPNWCGMHAEEIYLRGYRNRMEVPICSAEHGGFIGTCIYLLKAEEQASRPAVCQDKASSAAKPFRFIGEAGTSRVFRQTLEELGRVAPADIHVFISGETGTGKEVIARSIHENSKRAGGPFVAVNCGAIPRELLESELFGYVEGAFSGAKRTGAKGKFQQAHQGTIFLDEIGEIPYSMQVALLRVLQERKITPLGGGQEIPVDFRVIAATHRNIHQLVKEGKFREDLFYRLYVYPVHVPALRQRVEDIPHLVHHYCEKHDWDAVFAPEFFAALMDYTWPGNIRELFNVLDKLRILAVNRNGDLLPLLHSLLYQNAELSKSISAGRSLPEQRAEGHGTSLTFRDKILQQQMVEALQKTNGNVSKAAKLLGIPRSTFYKRMHRFEETPKPPRG
- a CDS encoding YafY family protein, with protein sequence MSKTDNMLAILWLLRSGKRLTAGQLAEALEINVRTVYRYIDALCASGVPIIADAGHHGGYTLLQPFTDAPLLFDLNEQKALIHAAVFAQEAGYPFSEDLKRAIAKLKRYANDEQRGAMERHSKGVEVILPPANPLLESILKELELSAANGQTLCIEYQKSYQTDHRSRQIDPYGLVHWKANWYLVAFCHLRGDIRSFRVDRILSINRTDSTFERPATFSARQFFLANLLPESDKQENPIHVHVTGRKQAINDLCCHWYLGRLLVERSGEHARFLVEEELVHKHVPHFLLPYGKSISVQEPAFLKERLAAVAADLLHYYQST
- a CDS encoding DinB family protein, coding for MCEQEIQSVFPSINKTLVHMLLTDHVWLLAMKGESYERVGQIMGSLSQERKLWIG
- a CDS encoding DinB family protein, whose translation is MDWMIWYAGFAEVAEKFKDFFSQIDLDGSSSYSHPVMGTLVAPYSTIIQHVVNHGTYHRGNISAMLGHAGASHDYIFYLFEKKDER
- a CDS encoding MFS transporter, whose product is MSGLFRNRYVRAILLSALFLQIGIWVRNFAILLYVMEQTNGDSRAVSLISVAEYAPIFLFSFLAGTFVDRWRPKRTMVWCDVISAVSVAVVLLTFVYGTWKAVFFVTLISAILSQFSQPSGMKLFKLHVPGEQLQAGMSLYQTLFAIFMVLGPILGTFVFQQWGMEVAMVITAAAFLLSALVLVTLPADRVESGSAQPSDFWKEMASGIRYVRDSRVLTMLGLCFLAAGLAIGMVQPLGIFLVTERLGLPKESLQWLLTVQGIGMIAGGGLTMAMAKKVAPQRLLVAGLAGNAVALAVAGWSNHLWLTLAAQLLGGLLLPSIQIGINTLLLKNTESTFIGRVNGILTPMFTGSMVVTMSVAGFLKTNLPLLFIYLLAALLFVVGILFILPLYRMQEGKAPENREQIG
- a CDS encoding MmcQ/YjbR family DNA-binding protein, giving the protein MGHYPITSKEGLAFVEQVRKLAMRLPEVTEKVDHFGHQTFRVNDKPFVMLGEGEDGTPKMSIKTLPTTQEVLLTRPHFTKTPYIGHHGWVSIAAKDISDWKEIESYLLEGYLRSAPKRLAKLVRPV
- a CDS encoding sigma 54-interacting transcriptional regulator — encoded protein: MDWNLQQMSKLLEVVFENAHEPMIVTDKDGKILLLNRSYREFLNVGDVIGKPVTEVIENTRMHIVGQAGVAEIADIQRIKGQNMIAHRIPIMYEGKVLAVLGTVLFQDVKELASLAAMVDQLKDELTYYKKELRRRLGATYHIDQIVGYSQKMQVLKQFSQKVAKSDSTVLITGESGTGKELFAHAIHAESKRKMGPFIRVNCAAIPDSLLESELFGYEEGAFTGAVRKGKKGKFELANHGTILLDEIGDMPLPLQAKLLRVLQEKEVERVGAVRSTPIDVRVIASTNQDMLASIKEGKFRADLYYRLNVVSLSIPPLRERLEDLPELVSNLLGQLVESTGVTVRSIDDDVWGVLKSYSWPGNVRELRNVLERALHLMEDDVLKKEHIWLPAAASEASTSASAVRPLKETLELAEKEALLLAMKEANGNKQEAAKLLRISKSSFYEKWEKHRLEK